One genomic segment of Pandoraea sputorum includes these proteins:
- a CDS encoding cation:proton antiporter has protein sequence MTSELSLFPGWPPAPDPVFFAGLALVFAGLAGEICFRRLRLPRITGYAVVGLVGGTLGLSSMLDAQTSAAIRLLIDLALGLLLFELGSRLNLKWMRANPWIIVTSALEALLTFIAVYVVLRVFSVSPLTAVLIASISMATSPAVVIQLKNELRAEGQVTERLLALAALNSVYAVVAVKLVYGWMHQAYHSSFWVVLFHPLYLLIGSIVLAFVLAKACNLVFRKFGSQDHHAFVMLIGLIMLMVALVHMLKLPNSLTLLLAGIIFRNLDERPQLWPAYFGTAGWLLAVVLFVLTSLAFQWEYVVLGGVAALAIIVVRGIAKVVGTVAAAHQAGISYKQAVALGMSLCPMASLAFVLVADTYDIYPQFDPMLKAVVMCTIALLQLAGPLVVYWALALVGERKD, from the coding sequence ATGACGTCGGAACTGTCCCTTTTTCCGGGCTGGCCGCCGGCGCCCGATCCCGTTTTCTTCGCAGGGCTGGCATTGGTATTTGCCGGTCTCGCGGGGGAAATCTGTTTCCGGAGATTGCGCCTGCCGCGCATCACCGGTTACGCCGTGGTCGGGCTGGTCGGTGGCACCCTGGGTCTTTCCTCAATGCTGGACGCGCAGACCAGCGCGGCCATCCGCCTGCTGATCGACCTGGCGCTGGGCCTGCTGCTGTTCGAACTGGGTAGCCGCCTGAACCTGAAATGGATGCGAGCCAATCCGTGGATCATCGTCACCAGTGCGCTCGAAGCTTTGCTGACCTTCATCGCGGTCTACGTGGTGTTGCGCGTGTTCAGCGTTTCACCACTCACGGCGGTACTGATCGCGTCCATCAGCATGGCCACCTCGCCAGCGGTGGTTATCCAGCTCAAGAACGAGTTGCGAGCCGAGGGGCAGGTCACGGAGCGTCTGCTGGCGCTTGCCGCCCTGAACAGCGTCTACGCAGTCGTGGCGGTCAAGCTCGTCTACGGCTGGATGCACCAGGCCTACCACTCCAGCTTCTGGGTGGTGCTATTCCATCCGCTGTATCTGCTGATCGGGTCGATCGTGCTGGCGTTCGTGCTGGCCAAGGCTTGCAATCTGGTCTTTCGCAAGTTCGGCAGCCAGGACCACCACGCTTTCGTGATGCTGATCGGCCTGATCATGCTGATGGTGGCGCTGGTGCACATGCTCAAGCTGCCGAACTCGCTCACGCTGCTGCTCGCCGGGATCATTTTCCGAAATCTGGATGAACGTCCGCAGCTCTGGCCGGCGTACTTCGGCACGGCCGGCTGGTTGCTTGCCGTGGTGCTGTTCGTCCTCACGTCGCTGGCGTTCCAGTGGGAATACGTCGTGCTGGGCGGGGTGGCGGCGCTGGCGATCATCGTCGTGCGCGGTATCGCCAAGGTCGTGGGCACCGTGGCGGCCGCCCATCAGGCCGGTATCAGTTACAAGCAGGCCGTCGCGCTCGGGATGTCGTTGTGCCCGATGGCCAGTCTCGCGTTCGTACTCGTCGCCGACACGTACGACATCTACCCGCAGTTCGATCCGATGCTCAAGGCCGTGGTGATGTGCACCATCGCGTTGCTGCAACTGGCTGGCCCGCTGGTGGTCTATTGGGCATTGGCCCTTGTCGGTGAACGGAAGGATTAA